Within Myceligenerans xiligouense, the genomic segment CTCCGGCACGTTCGCCGTCGGCCGCCGGCCCGACGGCGGCTTCGACGTCCGCGCGCACATCCCCGTGACCGACCTGGCGACGAGCCGGTGACGCGGGCACCGGTCCGCGTCATCGTCTGCGACGACCAGGACCTCATCCGCACCGGGTTCACGACGATCATCGACGCCCAGCCCGACCTCGAGGTCGTGGGGCAGTGCGGTGACGGACGGACCGCGGTGGACCTGGCCCGCCGTCTGTCCCCGGACATCGTGGTCATGGACGTGCGTATGCCCGTGCTCGACGGAATCGCCGCGACGAGGCTGCTCGCCGGACCAGAGGCGGCAGAACCCACCAAGGTGCTCGTGGTCACCACGTTCAACCTCGACGAGTACGTCTACCAGGCCCTCCGAGCCGGGGCCGGCGGCTTCCTCCTCAAGGACGCGCCCGCCGACCACCTCCTGCACGGCATCCGCACCGTGGTCTCCGGCGCGGCTCTTCTCGACCCCGAGGTCACCCGTCGCCTCGTCGGCAGATACGCCGCTCGGATCCGCCCGGAGGGGCCGGACCCCGCTGACGGCCTCCTGTCCACCCGCGAGCTCGAGGTCCTGCGCCTCGTGGCCGAAGGGCTGTCCAACAAGGAGATCGCCGATGCCCTCGTGATCAGCCCGGAGACCGTCAAGTCCCACGTCTCCCGCATCCTCACCAAGCTCCAGCTACGTGACCGGGTGCAGGCCGTGGTTTACGCCTACCGCCACGGCCTGCTCACCTGACGGCGATGGTCCGATAGCGTCGGGGCGTGCTGCTGCCTGAATCGTCGGTTCCCGGGGCGGATCTGCCCGTCCGGGCCGTTCTGCCTGCCACGGTCGACGCGGTGCGGTCGCGCGGTACCGCGGTGCTGGTCGCGCCGCCCGGGTCGGGGAAAACCTCGCTGTTGCCGCTCTCGCTGGCCGACGCGCTCGGCGGCACGATCATCGTCGCCGAGCCGCGGAGAATGGCCACCCGCGCGGCCGCGACCCGGCTGGCGACGCTGGTCGGCGAACCGCTCGGGCAGCGCATCGGCTACGCGATGCGTGGTGAGCGCCGCGGCGGCAAAGGACTCCGTGTCGAGGTGGTGACGACAGGGCTCCTCGTCCGGCGCCTGCAGCAGGATCCGGAGCTGGCGGGTGTCACCGCGGTCGTGATCGACGAGTGTCACGAGCGGCACCTCGACGCCGACCTCCTGCTCGCGCTCTGCGTCGACATCCGGGCGAACCTCCGGGAAGACCTGGCGATCGTCGCGACGTCGGCCACCGCGGACACGGTCAGGCTGAGCCGTGCCCTGGGCACGGACGCTCCCGCGCCCGTGATCACCGCGACCGCCGCGCAGTTCGACGTGGCGGTCGAGTGGGCCCCGCCATCGGTCCCCGCGCCGCTGCTTCCCGGCGGGCGGGTCGACCCGCGCCTGCTGGACCACGTCGCGGCCGTCGTCCGGCGCGCACTGGCGGAGAACGACGGCGACATCCTCGTGTTCGTCCCGGGGGAGGCCGAGATCAACGGGGTGACCCGCCGGCTGGCCGGTCAGCACGTCCTGCCGTTGTTCGGCCGCCAGTCGAGGGCGGAGCAGGACCGCGCGCTGGCGCCGGCCGCTACCCGTCGGATCGTGGTCACGACATCGGTCGCCGAGAGCTCGCTGACCGTGCCCGGGGTCAGGGTGGTGGTCGACTCCGGTCTCGCCCGAGAACCGCGGACCGATCAGTCCCGCGGACTCGGTGCGCTGGTCACCTGCCGGGTCTCGAGATCGTCGGCCGACCAGCGAGCTGGTCGCGCCGGGCGGGAGGCGCCGGGCCGGGTCTATCGGTGCTGGTCCGCCACCGACCACGCGCGTCTCGACGATCATCCGGCGCCGGAGATCGCGATCGCGGACCTGGCGGCCTTCGCCCTCGACCTCGCGGCGTGGGGTGCGCCCGCCGGTGCCGGTCTGACGTTGCTCGACGCGCCGCCGGCGCCGGCGCTGACCGCGGCCACCGAACTGCTGCGCCGCATCGACGCCATCGACGACGACGGCCGGATCACCGAGCGAGGCCGGCGCATGGCGGCGATCGGGGCGCATCCTCGCCTTGCGCGCGCGTTGCTGGACGGGGCGCCGCGGGTGGGCGCCGACCGGGCGCGCGAGGTCGTCGCGATGCTTTCGGACGACTCCGGCCGCGGCTCCGGTGATGATCTACCGGCGCGCTGGCGGGCTCTTCGCCGTGGCGACGACCGCGGAGCCACGGCCCGCTGGCGGGAAGAGGTGAAGCGCCTCGGCCGAGGCGCGGACGGCGACCCGTCGGGTGGGGCGGCCGGCCGGGGGACGCGCGGAGTACCGGACGATCTCGCGGCGGGGATCGTGGTCGGGCTGGCGTACCCGGACCGGATCGCGCGGGCCCGGGGGACCGACTCGGCGACCTACCAGATGTCCGGCGGCACGGGTGCCGCCCTGGATCCGCGGTCACCGTTGCGGGCCACCACCTGGCTCGCGATCGCGGTCGCCGACCGGGCACCGGGTCGCGCCGATGCCAGGATCCGTTCCGCCGCGCCGATCGACGAGCCCACGGCGCGCGACGTCGCCGGCGACCTCGTGTCGACCACCGACCAGATCCGCTGGGACGACGGCCGGATCGTGACGCGGCGCGTCGAGGCACTCGGCGCGATCGTGCTGGGCGACGTCCCGCTGGCCAGGCCCGACCCGTTGCTCGTCCAAGCGGCCGTCCGCGACGGTGTCCGGCGCAGCGGCCTGTCCGTACTGCACTGGCCGGAGGCCGCACTCGCGCTGCGTGAGCGGCTCGCCTTCTGCCACGCCCACCTCGGCGCCCCGTGGCCGCGGGTCGACGACGAAGCGTTGCTGGCCGATCTCGACGAGTGGCTGGGTACCGAGCTCGCCTCGGTACGAGGCTCACGCGATCTCGCCCGCATCGACGTGGCTGCGGCGCTCCGGCGGCTCCTGCCGTGGCCCGCGGCGGCCCGGTTCGGCGAACTCGCACCGGAACGGATCCGGGTCCCGTCGGGCTCCGAGGTGCGGCTCGCCTACGACGGAGTCGAGCCGCCCGTCCTCGCGGTGAAGCTGCAGGAGGTGTTCGGCTGGACCGCCACTCCCGCCGTCGCGGACGGTCGTGTCCCGGTCGTTCTGCACCTGTTGTCGCCCGCCCGGCGCCCGGTCGCGATCACGAGCGATCTCGCCTCCTTCTGGAAGCAGGGCTATCCCCAGGTCCGAGCCGACCTGCGAGCCCGCTACCCCCGCCATCCGTGGCCGGACGATCCCCTCACCGCCGCCCCGACCAGACGCACGAAGCCCCGCCGGTGAACTGTGGGTCCTCCGCTGCGGTTGACTGGGAACTCCACCGCACGGAACCGCCGAGCGCACGGTGCCTTGTGGTGGCGTGTCGAGACCGATCATGGAGGCATGCGTGCCCGAGAGGAAAGCGATGGAAAGCGCGTGGATCACGAAGCAGCCGAAGCCCGTCCGTCCGGCCGGACGGGTCTGGTGAGTGCGGAGGGAGTCACGAGTTCGCTGGGGCCGGACTGGCGGATGGCGCCGGACGGGATCCGGGAGCGTGACGCCGCCCGTGTCGTCCTGCTCGACGACGCGGGCCGCGTGCTGCTGGCCCGTGGGCACGATGTGGACCAGCCGGAGCGGTCCTGGTGGTTCACGCTCGGCGGCGGAATCGACGCGGGGGAGACCGCCCTGGAGGCGGCCTTGCGCGAGGTCCGTGAGGAGGCCGGCCTGACGCTGTCTCCCGGCGGCCTGGAGGGGCCGGTGCTGACCCGCACCGGCATCTTCGACTTCTACGCGGAGACGTGCCGGCAGCACGAGGTGTTCTTCCTCGCGCATCTGCCCGGCGGGCACACGCCGGACCGCTCCGGGTGGACGGACATCGAGCGCGAGGTGCTGGACGACATGGCGTGGCTGTCGGCCGAGGAACTGCGTGCCCAGCCGCTGGAGGTGTTCCCGCACGAGCTGCCCGAGGTGCTCGACGTCCTCGTCGCGGGCTGGGACGGTACGGTCCGCCATCTGGGCGTCCAGCACGACGGCTGATCGTGGGGGCGCCGTCGCGCGCCGTGCGGTCCGTCGGCCGGCGCGCGTCTGGTGCTGAGTGCCCTGGTTGCGGTTGACTTGCCCCCGTGTTGCGTGGGCGAGAGGGCTGGAACCGTCGCGGATCGGCGTCGTCGCTGCCCGACGGCGGGCCCGTGCGCCTGCTCGACCCGGTGCTGCGGGTCGTGCCGTTCTCCGGGCGCGATGCCGAGCTGGCGGAGCTCACGAACTGGGCGGGGGGCTCCGAGACGGTCCGGGTGAGGCTGCTGACGGGACTCGGTGGCAGCGGGAAGTCGCGGATCGCCGTGGAGCTGAGTGCGCGGCTGAGCCGCCGCCGCTGGCGGTCGGTCTGGCTCGACCCCGCCGACGAGCCCCAGGACGTGGCGGGGGCGTGTCGTGGCCCGCGCGTGCTCGTCGTCGTGGACGACGCCGCGTCGTTCCCTCGTCTGGCCGACCAGCTCGGCGCCCTTGTGGACGCGGAGGCCGGGAGGGTCCGGGTGCTGCTCCTCGCGCGGACGGGCCGGGAGTGGTGGACGAGGTTGCGGTGGGCGAGCGCGCTGTGGGCGGACCCGGCGTGCGTGCCGACGTCGATGGCGCATGTCGGCGCGCCGGCGCAGACGCCGGACCGGATGGTCCGGACGGCGGCGTCGGCGTTCGCGCCCCGTCTGGGGACCCAGACCCCGGATCTCGTGGTCGGTGACCTGCCCGCCGACGCCGACCCGCCGCGTTTCGGCGACGTGCACGCGGCGGTCCTGGCGGTGCTGGCGGAACGGAGGGCCGGCGGCGAAGAGACGGTGGTCGACGTCGGCCGAGGGCTCGCGGCGCTGCTGGACCAGGAACGGGACCGGTGGGTGGACACCGACGCCGTCGTCGCCCGCGCCCTGCTCTGCGGCGACCGGCGCGACCTGCCGGACCGGCTGGCGGAGCTGCACGTCGCGCGGACGCTGACCGCGGCGCCCGGGATGACGGAGGTCTGCACGGCCAGGATCACGCCCGACGAGGCGTTCGAGGTGGCGATGTTCGCATTCCGCCTGGACGTCGACACCCCCGCGGTCACCGGCGCGGGCCGGCTGACGGCCGCGCTCCTGGAGCGCGTCGCGGCGGAGCTGCCGGACGACCGGGAGTACCTGGAACGGATCCTGCGGCTGTTCCCCGTGCGTCCGGTCCCCGCGGCACAGGCCGCGGATCTGGCGTCCCGGCTCGTGACGGTGATCACGGACGCGGGGGATCAGGACACCACCGGCGAGGCCGAGGCACTCGGTGTGCGGGCGCGTGCGCTCGAGGAGGCGGGGCGCACGGACGAGGCGCTCGCACCGGCCGAGCGGGCGACGGCGATGTGGCGGCGGATCGCCCACGTCGACCCGCTGCGCTACCGGGTCGCGCTCTGGCGTGCGATGCGCGATCTCGCGGTCGTGAGTTTCGGCGCCGGACGCGAGAAGGAGCACGCGTCGCTGGTGGAGGAGGGAGTCGCGGCCTGGAGCTCCGCCTCCGAGGCGGACTCGGTGTGGACGGAGCCGGAGCTGGCCTGGGGGATGCACGCGCTCGAACTGACCACGGCGCCGGGCAGCGTGGACGCGGCGCGCTGGTACCACGAGCGCGCGGTCGCCATCCTGCGCGGGCTGGTCGCCCGCGACCCCGTGGCGTACGAGGAGACCCTCGCGCGCGTGCAGGGCAACCTGCTGCTCCTGGTGAACCGGGGCAGACCCGCCGAGGCCCTGGAGGGCCTGCGGGAGTCGGTGGCGATCAGACGGCGGCTCGCCCGCGACCGGCCGGACGCGTTCGAGCGGTACCTGGCGTACAGCCTGTCGAACCTCAGTCATGCCCTCGCCGGGATCGGGGACGCGGCCGAGGCCCTTGCCGCGGGCCAGGAGGCACTGGCGCTCCGGCGGCGAGTCGTGCGGAAGGCCGCGTCGGCGGGCCGGAGCGGCGTGCCGAGGCTGCGGTTCGAACTGGCGTGGTCGCTGTCCGGCGTCGGTGTACTGCTGTCGGAACAGGGCCGGCCGCACGAAGCGCTCTCGCTGGAGGAGGAGGCGCTGGCGATCCGCCGAGACCTCGCCCGCGAGACGCCGGACCGCTATCGCGAGGAGCTCGCCACGTCCTGTTCCAACCTCGGCGTGACGTACTCACGGCTCGGGAGGTTCGGCGACGCCCTGCGGCTGGAGCAGGAGGCCGTGGAGATCCGCCGCGAGCTGGTCCGGGGCTCCTCCTCCAGCCGGTACCGGCAGCATCTCGCCCGGTCGTTGTCGAACCTGGGCGTGCGGTACTCCGACATGGGGCGCACCGAGGACGCCGTCGAACCCACGCGCGAGGCCGTCGCCCTCCTGCGGCAGGTGGCGCGGGACGACCGGTGGCAGCACCTCCCGGACCTGGCGACGGCGCTGGCCAACCTGGGGGCGACGTTCACGGACCTGTCCCGGGCCCAGGACGCGATCGGCCCGTTGCACGAGGCGGTCGGGGCGTTGCGCGATCTGAGCAGGGAACACCCGGAGAAGCACCTACCCGGCCTGGCGTCGGCCCTGACGGCCCTGGCCGTCGCCTTCGGCGAACAGCGCCGATACGTGTCGGCGGCAGCGTCCGCGCGGGAGGCCGTGCGGATCCGCGACCAGCTCGCCGCCACGGACCAGCGGCGCTTCGGTGACGACCTTGCGCGATCCGTGCGCGTGCTTGCGGACATGGAGTCGGTCCTGCCCACGGACGGAGCGCGCAGAAGTCACGTCATCACTGCGCGATCGGAGCGCGCATAGGTTTCAATATGCCTATGTGGCGTCCCCCTCACCCCGACAGCCGCCTGCGCGCGCAGCGCGCCAAGGTCTCCGCGGCGGGGTTGCTGGATCCGGCGCTGCGGATCGTTCCGTTCACGGGGCGCGACGCCGAGCTCGCCGAGCTCCAGGCGTGGTGCCGGGAACGCCCCCGGGTCCAGGTCCGCTTCGTCACCGGGACGGGCGGGGTGGGGAAGTCCCGCCTCGCGATCGAGTTCGCCGCGCGGCTGCGTCGGCGC encodes:
- a CDS encoding NUDIX hydrolase, whose amino-acid sequence is MDHEAAEARPSGRTGLVSAEGVTSSLGPDWRMAPDGIRERDAARVVLLDDAGRVLLARGHDVDQPERSWWFTLGGGIDAGETALEAALREVREEAGLTLSPGGLEGPVLTRTGIFDFYAETCRQHEVFFLAHLPGGHTPDRSGWTDIEREVLDDMAWLSAEELRAQPLEVFPHELPEVLDVLVAGWDGTVRHLGVQHDG
- the hrpB gene encoding ATP-dependent helicase HrpB; its protein translation is MLLPESSVPGADLPVRAVLPATVDAVRSRGTAVLVAPPGSGKTSLLPLSLADALGGTIIVAEPRRMATRAAATRLATLVGEPLGQRIGYAMRGERRGGKGLRVEVVTTGLLVRRLQQDPELAGVTAVVIDECHERHLDADLLLALCVDIRANLREDLAIVATSATADTVRLSRALGTDAPAPVITATAAQFDVAVEWAPPSVPAPLLPGGRVDPRLLDHVAAVVRRALAENDGDILVFVPGEAEINGVTRRLAGQHVLPLFGRQSRAEQDRALAPAATRRIVVTTSVAESSLTVPGVRVVVDSGLAREPRTDQSRGLGALVTCRVSRSSADQRAGRAGREAPGRVYRCWSATDHARLDDHPAPEIAIADLAAFALDLAAWGAPAGAGLTLLDAPPAPALTAATELLRRIDAIDDDGRITERGRRMAAIGAHPRLARALLDGAPRVGADRAREVVAMLSDDSGRGSGDDLPARWRALRRGDDRGATARWREEVKRLGRGADGDPSGGAAGRGTRGVPDDLAAGIVVGLAYPDRIARARGTDSATYQMSGGTGAALDPRSPLRATTWLAIAVADRAPGRADARIRSAAPIDEPTARDVAGDLVSTTDQIRWDDGRIVTRRVEALGAIVLGDVPLARPDPLLVQAAVRDGVRRSGLSVLHWPEAALALRERLAFCHAHLGAPWPRVDDEALLADLDEWLGTELASVRGSRDLARIDVAAALRRLLPWPAAARFGELAPERIRVPSGSEVRLAYDGVEPPVLAVKLQEVFGWTATPAVADGRVPVVLHLLSPARRPVAITSDLASFWKQGYPQVRADLRARYPRHPWPDDPLTAAPTRRTKPRR
- a CDS encoding LuxR C-terminal-related transcriptional regulator; translated protein: MTRAPVRVIVCDDQDLIRTGFTTIIDAQPDLEVVGQCGDGRTAVDLARRLSPDIVVMDVRMPVLDGIAATRLLAGPEAAEPTKVLVVTTFNLDEYVYQALRAGAGGFLLKDAPADHLLHGIRTVVSGAALLDPEVTRRLVGRYAARIRPEGPDPADGLLSTRELEVLRLVAEGLSNKEIADALVISPETVKSHVSRILTKLQLRDRVQAVVYAYRHGLLT
- a CDS encoding tetratricopeptide repeat protein; translation: MLRGREGWNRRGSASSLPDGGPVRLLDPVLRVVPFSGRDAELAELTNWAGGSETVRVRLLTGLGGSGKSRIAVELSARLSRRRWRSVWLDPADEPQDVAGACRGPRVLVVVDDAASFPRLADQLGALVDAEAGRVRVLLLARTGREWWTRLRWASALWADPACVPTSMAHVGAPAQTPDRMVRTAASAFAPRLGTQTPDLVVGDLPADADPPRFGDVHAAVLAVLAERRAGGEETVVDVGRGLAALLDQERDRWVDTDAVVARALLCGDRRDLPDRLAELHVARTLTAAPGMTEVCTARITPDEAFEVAMFAFRLDVDTPAVTGAGRLTAALLERVAAELPDDREYLERILRLFPVRPVPAAQAADLASRLVTVITDAGDQDTTGEAEALGVRARALEEAGRTDEALAPAERATAMWRRIAHVDPLRYRVALWRAMRDLAVVSFGAGREKEHASLVEEGVAAWSSASEADSVWTEPELAWGMHALELTTAPGSVDAARWYHERAVAILRGLVARDPVAYEETLARVQGNLLLLVNRGRPAEALEGLRESVAIRRRLARDRPDAFERYLAYSLSNLSHALAGIGDAAEALAAGQEALALRRRVVRKAASAGRSGVPRLRFELAWSLSGVGVLLSEQGRPHEALSLEEEALAIRRDLARETPDRYREELATSCSNLGVTYSRLGRFGDALRLEQEAVEIRRELVRGSSSSRYRQHLARSLSNLGVRYSDMGRTEDAVEPTREAVALLRQVARDDRWQHLPDLATALANLGATFTDLSRAQDAIGPLHEAVGALRDLSREHPEKHLPGLASALTALAVAFGEQRRYVSAAASAREAVRIRDQLAATDQRRFGDDLARSVRVLADMESVLPTDGARRSHVITARSERA